In one window of Balaenoptera musculus isolate JJ_BM4_2016_0621 chromosome 10, mBalMus1.pri.v3, whole genome shotgun sequence DNA:
- the RESF1 gene encoding retroelement silencing factor 1 isoform X3: MPWLSQIPDIQNSWLLIHCYCIKSTMNWNAKSESVTLPPQYPKKQASFLEQALVNTLTTASQSSLNHPGSNQEPCLFLSNLNPVSQPLLNIRNYKTPQQIPISDMHSGTIVTSQTSVERITYANVKGPKQPNHDLQMSSGVTQDVWLNSPMRNSMLSHTGTTVSHQTGFGTNTPNVRALQNQFLTSDTYSMQLQMIPSNSGRVPITYQGNPRLNLPLSEQQVDWAQQCASSGLTYPDYRPLPKQYSYSSQSFLQDPTLQKQTPMSSVSLQAKNSQSPNPALTLQSKQIATVPSYQYAVTQTDKRPPPPPYDCRYASQPLQSTQHVVKHTSMEVPQSQEMHLSEMRKDFCRGFQQQWQNLNENFNTMGNSCNLRVNTNVNQPFNEPIRSSVDGVQALTQNNQEKRVDSRNLTSNQVLDTSATKEKLVRDIKTLVEIKKKFSDLARKIKINKNLLMAAGCIKTTNNSYSESAQNCGLSLKQTAKIQSGPQVTLGPPDAVEDKPPTVMESAEETNRTHNTLNSNLQDRNFNQVSSVLLNSGCSQVVSSLKTSTVEITQAILNNTQFSSGNLVNVAQNVPTNSEATSLPQSTSFEEYVSKYPNKNRLILSLLASGNKTQKKLLKDTNEHIHDSKLHSFEMNPNIQNTGNQVNLKPMETPGTPSTCNINAKISNNSYLEHKSFNGMSSKSDSHFSMELLATCLSLWKKQPSEPTEEKQCNESKTNTTAVGISKPVDICDKSPFSTVGNSQNKIVNSSQETVLSMVAQNYESSGATTTKGIAVVSPLILSDVKTLSVKGITPEALPETMYPVIKEGSVCSLQNKSTENTAALNVNEPVTSTTSTKIFPLIQKDKQSESTNTNSEVTPNTNQGKHNKSEPDIQCPVSDQQTTYISKDSDIVGRDVLQIGSICSLVEGDTAYNSQIAKIFNLPSLQKVEPQKPLPNHQVMNNRQNEQFDNITGNKDFVLQKENFVQCTDVSHKITDQSESLQPPEPLTLKYIGAKSGILEEGSLERITKNESMANDMCSPAAIQHDSYPQEAAQDPTTNENLKDKTSILYLHDQLSELLKEFPYGIEPVNMHEGFVVQQMAHRISKAQTCDKTSCDSKDSTDQIQITILNSEQMKELFPEQDDQPNEVDKLTEPQKEKPVTKEGNQCDPQAHTVEETCDSVILDSEKDDVRCCALGWLSMVYEGVPQCQCNSTKNSTSKEEKGKDPRSPLETNGYKQGERTSDRDVPIAFNSPPNNQPKILLTCPVEKKPFPETEQGRNIKDKSKSEHNSSLRTEQELSGHFLSKGDKKPDSLQSHKRKRKLQFHEITFHSTNKIAKFSQESLQRKLMAQNLRPLKPKMGFLTSKNKDLHVKNGSLVQSVSPEKRKLKAGGSKKVLEKKLDEGSILDSEIKRKKYDKQEQNKNVGGGAFKFCNPFSTTGERARIKEKTVSNVKSSGSVDSSSKINRVLSPKEYLSRQKHKEALKKNYLKNVPCDSQYMRSNKLSTRVGSCGRSNERHNGSVQTSKESLNIGTSHGKNLKAHHSKESKTYVSRNIKGTVGGKQPDKMWIDKTKLDKNLSNVNNDVEFSQMASQAKDQRKLYLNRVAFKCTERERICLTKLDSSPRKLNKEKRPENKPKTLLPVKDTTEKLSMLEFKLCPDGLFKNTNPVEDQKDLPFTPRKEQAPVQDDNVLANSRLSKRSFSADGFETLQNPVKDSKAMFQTYKKMYMEKRSRSLGSSPLE, encoded by the exons AAGGACCCAAACAACCAAATCACGATTTGCAAATGTCTTCAGGAGTTACACAGGATGTATGGTTGAACTCACCAATGAGGAATTCTATGCTTTCTCATACAGGGACAACTGTATCTCATCAGACTGGTTTTGGAACGAATACACCCAATGTACGTGCACTACAGAATCAATTTCTAACATCAGATACCTATTCTATGCAACTACAAATGATCCCTTCTAATTCCGGAAGAGTTCCTATAACTTATCAAGGAAACCCGAGACTTAACCTACCTTTATCAGAGCAACAGGTTGATTGGGCACAGCAGTGTGCATCCAGTGGATTGACTTACCCAGATTACAGACCACTTCCAAAGCAATATAGTTATTCATCACAAAGCTTTTTGCAGGATCCTACTCTTCAGAAACAAACCCCTATGTCATCTGTATCATTACAAGCTAAAAATAGTCAATCTCCAAATCCTGCCCTGACTTTACAGTCAAAGCAGATTGCAACTGTACCGTCATATCAATATGCAGTTACTCAAACTGACAAaagacctcctcctcctccttatgACTGTAGGTATGCAAGCCAGCCTCTGCAAAGTACTCAGCATGTTGTTAAACACACTtctatggaagttcctcagagtCAAGAAATGCACTTATCTGAAATGAGAAAAGACTTTTGTAGAGGCTTTCAGCAGCAGTGGCAAAACCTTAATGAAAATTTCAACACAATGGGAAATTCCTGTAACTTGAGAGTAAATACCAATGTCAATCAGCCTTTTAATGAACCTATTAGATCTTCTGTGGATGGTGTTCAGGCTCTTACTCAAAATAATCAAGAGAAAAGAGTGGATTCTCGAAATCTAACTTCAAATCAAGTACTGGACACAAGTGCCACAAAAGAAAAGTTAGTGAGGGATATTAAAACAttagtagaaataaaaaagaagttttcGGACCTtgcaaggaaaattaaaattaataaaaatcttttGATGGCAGCAGGTTGTATTAAAACAACTAATAACTCTTACAGTGAATCAGCTCAAAATTGTGGGTTGTCTCTGAAACAAACTGCCAAAATCCAGTCTGGACCACAGGTAACCCTAGGCCCTCCAGATGCTGTGGAGGATAAACCACCAACGGTAATGGAATCTGCAGAAGAAACAAATAGAACACACAATACATTGAATTCCAACCTTCAGGACAGAAATTTTAACCAAGTCAGTTCTGTTTTACTAAATTCTGGCTGTTCACAAGTTGTGAGTTCTTTAAAGACATCAACTGTTGAGATTACCCAGGCAATATTAAATAACACCCAGTTTTCATCAGGAAATTTAGTCAACGTTGCACAAAATGTGCCAACAAATTCTGAAGCAACTTCTCTTCCTCAGTCTACATCCTttgaggaatatgtttcaaaatatccaaataaaaATAGGCTAATTCTCAGTTTACTTGCATCTGGaaataaaactcagaagaaattattaaaagataCTAATGAACATATTCATGATTCTAAACTGCATAGTTTTGAAATGAATCCAAATATCCAGAACACTGGTAACCAAGTGAATTTGAAACCCATGGAAACTCCAGGTACTCCAAGTACTTGTAATATAAATGCCAAGATTTCAAACAACTCTTACTTGGAGCATAAATCCTTCAATGGAATGTCTTCTAAAAGTGACTCTCACTTTTCCATGGAATTGCTAGCAACGTGTCTTTCTTTGTGGAAAAAGCAACCTTCAGAACCTACGGAAGAAAAACAGTGTAATGagtcaaaaacaaacacaacagcaGTTGGAATTTCAAAGCCTGTGGACATCTGTGACAAGAGTCCATTTTCAACTGTGggaaattctcaaaataaaattgtaaacagCTCACAAGAAACAGTTTTATCAATGGTAGCACAGAATTATGAGTCTTCAGGAGCAACTACTACAAAGGGGATTGCTGTAGTATCACCCTTAATTCTTTCAGATGTCAAAACATTGTCTGTCAAAGGTATAACACCTGAAGCTTTACCTGAAACAATGTATCCAGTTATTAAAGAAGGCAGTGTTTGTAGCTTACAAAACAAATCGACGGAAAATACTGCTGCTTTGAATGTTAATGAACCAGTGACAAGTACCACAAGCACCAAGATTTTCCCACTAATTCAGAAGGataagcaaagtgaatcaactaatACTAATTCAGAAGTCACACCTAATACCAATCAAGGAAAGCATAACAAATCAGAACCAGATATCCAGTGTCCTGTGAGTGATCAGCAAACCACATATATATCAAAGGACAGTGATATTGTGGGCAGAGATGTATTACAGATTGGCAGTATTTGTTCTCTTGTTGAAGGTGATACTGCTTATAATTCCCAAATAGCAAAGATATTCAACTTGCCCTCTTTGCAAAAGGTTGAGCCACAGAAACCTCTACCCAATCACCAAGTAATGAATAATAGACAAAATGAACAATTTGACAATATCACTGGAAATAAAGACTTTGTCTTGCAAAAAGAGAATTTTGTACAGTGCACAGATGTTTCACATAAAATAACTGATCAGTCAGAGTCACTGCAACCTCCAGAACCATTGACTTTGAAGTACATTGGAGCAAAGAGTGGAATTCTTGAGGAAGGCAGTTTAGAGCGTATCACTAAAAATGAAAGCATGGCTAATGATATGTGTTCACCAGCTGCTATTCAGCACGATAGTTACCCTCAGGAAGCGGCCCAGGATCCTACAACAAATGAGAATCTCAAAGATAAGACATCCATCTTATACCTACATGATCAGCTGTCAGAACTTTTAAAAGAGTTTCCCTATGGTATTGAACCTGTGAACATGCATGAAGGTTTTGTGGTCCAACAAATGGCACACCGAATCTCAAAAGCTCAAACTTGTGATAAAACCAGTTGTGACTCCAAAGACTCAACAGACCAGATACAAATTACAATATTAAATTCAGAGCAAATGAAAGAATTATTTCCTGAACAGGACGATCAACCCAATGAGGTAGACAAACTGACAGAGCCTCAGAAAGAAAAGCCTGTCACAAAAGAAGGGAACCAGTGTGACCCACAAGCACATACAGTTGAAGAAACCTGTGATTCTGTAATACTGGATTCAGAAAAAGATGATGTCCGTTGCTGTGCATTGGGGTGGCTGTCTATGGTTTATGAAGGAGTACCTCAATGCCAGTGTAATTCCACTAAGAACTCaacttcaaaggaagaaaaagggaaagatccACGTTCTCCTTTGGAGACCAATGGTTATAAACAAGGAGAGAGAACTTCTGACAGAGATGTTCCTATTGCATTTAACAGTCCTCCAAATAATCAGCCAAAGATTCTTCTGACTTGTCCAGTTGAGAAAAAACCTTTTCCTGAAACAGAGCAAGGCAGGAATATAAAAGATAAATCCAAATCAGAACATAACAGCTCATTAAGGACAGAACAAGAATTATCTGGTCACTTTTTATCTAAAGGTGATAAAAAACCAGATTCTTTGCAgagtcacaaaagaaaaagaaaactgcaatttCATGAGATAACTTTTCATTCCACTAACAAAATTGCAAAATTTTCTCAAGAGAGCCTGCAGAGGAAGCTCATGGCACAAAACTTACGACCACTAAAACCAAAGATGGGTTTTTTgacaagtaaaaataaagatttgcATGTGAAGAATGGTTCTTTGGTACAGTCAGTATCACcggaaaagagaaaattgaaagcaGGTGGCTCtaaaaaagttttggaaaagaaGTTAGATGAAGGGAGCATACTTGATtcagagataaagaggaagaAGTATGATAAACAAGAGCAGAATAAGAATGTGGGAGGTGGTGCATTTAAATTCTGTAACCCTTTCTCAACCACAGGTGAAAGAGCCAGGATTAAAGAAAAGACAGTGTCAAATGTTAAGTCCTCAGGCTCTGTGGATAGCTCATCTAAAATTAATAGAGTTCTATCACCAAAGGAGTATTTATCAAGGCAGAAGCATAAAGAAGCATTAAAGAAAAACTATCTGAAAAATGTACCATGTGATTCTCAGTATATGAGGTCCAATAAACTTTCTACGCGAGTGGGAAGTTGTGGGAGATCAAATGAGAGACACAATGGCAGTGTACAGACCTCTAAGGAATCATTAAATATTGGTACAAGCCATGGTAAAAACCTCAAAGCCCATCATTCCAAGGAGTCTAAAACATACGTTTCAAGGAATATTAAAGGAACAGTTGGTGGAAAGCAACCTGATAAAATGTGGATTGATAAAACCAAATTAGACAAAAATTTAAGTAATGTAAATAATGACGTTGAATTCAGCCAAATGGCTTCCCAAGCAAAGGATCAAAGGAAACTGTATCTGAACAGAGTTGCATTTAAATGCACTGAACGTGAGCGCATTTGTCTCACAAAATTAGACAGTTCACCCAGGAAGCTTAATAAAGAAAAGAGACCAGAAAATAAACCTAAGACCCTTTTACCTGTAAAAGATACCACAGAGAAACTAAGCATGCTGGAGTTTAAATTATGTCCAGATGGACTATTTAAGAATACAAACCCTGTTGAAGACCAGAAGGATCTGCCATTTACTCCTAGGAAGGAGCAAGCTCCTGTGCAAG atGATAATGTTTTGGCTAATTCAAGACTCTCCAAGAGAAGTTTCAGTGCAGATGGATTTGAGACACTACAAAACCCAGTAAAAGATTCAAAAGCAATGTTTCAAACCTACAAAAAGATGTACAtggagaagagaagcagaagTCTTGGTAGCAGTCCTTTAGAATAA
- the RESF1 gene encoding retroelement silencing factor 1 isoform X2, with protein MNWNAKSESVTLPPQYPKKQASFLEQALVNTLTTASQSSLNHPGSNQEPCLFLSNLNPVSQPLLNIRNYKTPQQIPISDMHSGTIVTSQTSVERITYANVKGPKQPNHDLQMSSGVTQDVWLNSPMRNSMLSHTGTTVSHQTGFGTNTPNVRALQNQFLTSDTYSMQLQMIPSNSGRVPITYQGNPRLNLPLSEQQVDWAQQCASSGLTYPDYRPLPKQYSYSSQSFLQDPTLQKQTPMSSVSLQAKNSQSPNPALTLQSKQIATVPSYQYAVTQTDKRPPPPPYDCRYASQPLQSTQHVVKHTSMEVPQSQEMHLSEMRKDFCRGFQQQWQNLNENFNTMGNSCNLRVNTNVNQPFNEPIRSSVDGVQALTQNNQEKRVDSRNLTSNQVLDTSATKEKLVRDIKTLVEIKKKFSDLARKIKINKNLLMAAGCIKTTNNSYSESAQNCGLSLKQTAKIQSGPQVTLGPPDAVEDKPPTVMESAEETNRTHNTLNSNLQDRNFNQVSSVLLNSGCSQVVSSLKTSTVEITQAILNNTQFSSGNLVNVAQNVPTNSEATSLPQSTSFEEYVSKYPNKNRLILSLLASGNKTQKKLLKDTNEHIHDSKLHSFEMNPNIQNTGNQVNLKPMETPGTPSTCNINAKISNNSYLEHKSFNGMSSKSDSHFSMELLATCLSLWKKQPSEPTEEKQCNESKTNTTAVGISKPVDICDKSPFSTVGNSQNKIVNSSQETVLSMVAQNYESSGATTTKGIAVVSPLILSDVKTLSVKGITPEALPETMYPVIKEGSVCSLQNKSTENTAALNVNEPVTSTTSTKIFPLIQKDKQSESTNTNSEVTPNTNQGKHNKSEPDIQCPVSDQQTTYISKDSDIVGRDVLQIGSICSLVEGDTAYNSQIAKIFNLPSLQKVEPQKPLPNHQVMNNRQNEQFDNITGNKDFVLQKENFVQCTDVSHKITDQSESLQPPEPLTLKYIGAKSGILEEGSLERITKNESMANDMCSPAAIQHDSYPQEAAQDPTTNENLKDKTSILYLHDQLSELLKEFPYGIEPVNMHEGFVVQQMAHRISKAQTCDKTSCDSKDSTDQIQITILNSEQMKELFPEQDDQPNEVDKLTEPQKEKPVTKEGNQCDPQAHTVEETCDSVILDSEKDDVRCCALGWLSMVYEGVPQCQCNSTKNSTSKEEKGKDPRSPLETNGYKQGERTSDRDVPIAFNSPPNNQPKILLTCPVEKKPFPETEQGRNIKDKSKSEHNSSLRTEQELSGHFLSKGDKKPDSLQSHKRKRKLQFHEITFHSTNKIAKFSQESLQRKLMAQNLRPLKPKMGFLTSKNKDLHVKNGSLVQSVSPEKRKLKAGGSKKVLEKKLDEGSILDSEIKRKKYDKQEQNKNVGGGAFKFCNPFSTTGERARIKEKTVSNVKSSGSVDSSSKINRVLSPKEYLSRQKHKEALKKNYLKNVPCDSQYMRSNKLSTRVGSCGRSNERHNGSVQTSKESLNIGTSHGKNLKAHHSKESKTYVSRNIKGTVGGKQPDKMWIDKTKLDKNLSNVNNDVEFSQMASQAKDQRKLYLNRVAFKCTERERICLTKLDSSPRKLNKEKRPENKPKTLLPVKDTTEKLSMLEFKLCPDGLFKNTNPVEDQKDLPFTPRKEQAPVQVSGIKSTKEDWLKCVTEEKRMPEANQEIDDNVLANSRLSKRSFSADGFETLQNPVKDSKAMFQTYKKMYMEKRSRSLGSSPLE; from the exons AAGGACCCAAACAACCAAATCACGATTTGCAAATGTCTTCAGGAGTTACACAGGATGTATGGTTGAACTCACCAATGAGGAATTCTATGCTTTCTCATACAGGGACAACTGTATCTCATCAGACTGGTTTTGGAACGAATACACCCAATGTACGTGCACTACAGAATCAATTTCTAACATCAGATACCTATTCTATGCAACTACAAATGATCCCTTCTAATTCCGGAAGAGTTCCTATAACTTATCAAGGAAACCCGAGACTTAACCTACCTTTATCAGAGCAACAGGTTGATTGGGCACAGCAGTGTGCATCCAGTGGATTGACTTACCCAGATTACAGACCACTTCCAAAGCAATATAGTTATTCATCACAAAGCTTTTTGCAGGATCCTACTCTTCAGAAACAAACCCCTATGTCATCTGTATCATTACAAGCTAAAAATAGTCAATCTCCAAATCCTGCCCTGACTTTACAGTCAAAGCAGATTGCAACTGTACCGTCATATCAATATGCAGTTACTCAAACTGACAAaagacctcctcctcctccttatgACTGTAGGTATGCAAGCCAGCCTCTGCAAAGTACTCAGCATGTTGTTAAACACACTtctatggaagttcctcagagtCAAGAAATGCACTTATCTGAAATGAGAAAAGACTTTTGTAGAGGCTTTCAGCAGCAGTGGCAAAACCTTAATGAAAATTTCAACACAATGGGAAATTCCTGTAACTTGAGAGTAAATACCAATGTCAATCAGCCTTTTAATGAACCTATTAGATCTTCTGTGGATGGTGTTCAGGCTCTTACTCAAAATAATCAAGAGAAAAGAGTGGATTCTCGAAATCTAACTTCAAATCAAGTACTGGACACAAGTGCCACAAAAGAAAAGTTAGTGAGGGATATTAAAACAttagtagaaataaaaaagaagttttcGGACCTtgcaaggaaaattaaaattaataaaaatcttttGATGGCAGCAGGTTGTATTAAAACAACTAATAACTCTTACAGTGAATCAGCTCAAAATTGTGGGTTGTCTCTGAAACAAACTGCCAAAATCCAGTCTGGACCACAGGTAACCCTAGGCCCTCCAGATGCTGTGGAGGATAAACCACCAACGGTAATGGAATCTGCAGAAGAAACAAATAGAACACACAATACATTGAATTCCAACCTTCAGGACAGAAATTTTAACCAAGTCAGTTCTGTTTTACTAAATTCTGGCTGTTCACAAGTTGTGAGTTCTTTAAAGACATCAACTGTTGAGATTACCCAGGCAATATTAAATAACACCCAGTTTTCATCAGGAAATTTAGTCAACGTTGCACAAAATGTGCCAACAAATTCTGAAGCAACTTCTCTTCCTCAGTCTACATCCTttgaggaatatgtttcaaaatatccaaataaaaATAGGCTAATTCTCAGTTTACTTGCATCTGGaaataaaactcagaagaaattattaaaagataCTAATGAACATATTCATGATTCTAAACTGCATAGTTTTGAAATGAATCCAAATATCCAGAACACTGGTAACCAAGTGAATTTGAAACCCATGGAAACTCCAGGTACTCCAAGTACTTGTAATATAAATGCCAAGATTTCAAACAACTCTTACTTGGAGCATAAATCCTTCAATGGAATGTCTTCTAAAAGTGACTCTCACTTTTCCATGGAATTGCTAGCAACGTGTCTTTCTTTGTGGAAAAAGCAACCTTCAGAACCTACGGAAGAAAAACAGTGTAATGagtcaaaaacaaacacaacagcaGTTGGAATTTCAAAGCCTGTGGACATCTGTGACAAGAGTCCATTTTCAACTGTGggaaattctcaaaataaaattgtaaacagCTCACAAGAAACAGTTTTATCAATGGTAGCACAGAATTATGAGTCTTCAGGAGCAACTACTACAAAGGGGATTGCTGTAGTATCACCCTTAATTCTTTCAGATGTCAAAACATTGTCTGTCAAAGGTATAACACCTGAAGCTTTACCTGAAACAATGTATCCAGTTATTAAAGAAGGCAGTGTTTGTAGCTTACAAAACAAATCGACGGAAAATACTGCTGCTTTGAATGTTAATGAACCAGTGACAAGTACCACAAGCACCAAGATTTTCCCACTAATTCAGAAGGataagcaaagtgaatcaactaatACTAATTCAGAAGTCACACCTAATACCAATCAAGGAAAGCATAACAAATCAGAACCAGATATCCAGTGTCCTGTGAGTGATCAGCAAACCACATATATATCAAAGGACAGTGATATTGTGGGCAGAGATGTATTACAGATTGGCAGTATTTGTTCTCTTGTTGAAGGTGATACTGCTTATAATTCCCAAATAGCAAAGATATTCAACTTGCCCTCTTTGCAAAAGGTTGAGCCACAGAAACCTCTACCCAATCACCAAGTAATGAATAATAGACAAAATGAACAATTTGACAATATCACTGGAAATAAAGACTTTGTCTTGCAAAAAGAGAATTTTGTACAGTGCACAGATGTTTCACATAAAATAACTGATCAGTCAGAGTCACTGCAACCTCCAGAACCATTGACTTTGAAGTACATTGGAGCAAAGAGTGGAATTCTTGAGGAAGGCAGTTTAGAGCGTATCACTAAAAATGAAAGCATGGCTAATGATATGTGTTCACCAGCTGCTATTCAGCACGATAGTTACCCTCAGGAAGCGGCCCAGGATCCTACAACAAATGAGAATCTCAAAGATAAGACATCCATCTTATACCTACATGATCAGCTGTCAGAACTTTTAAAAGAGTTTCCCTATGGTATTGAACCTGTGAACATGCATGAAGGTTTTGTGGTCCAACAAATGGCACACCGAATCTCAAAAGCTCAAACTTGTGATAAAACCAGTTGTGACTCCAAAGACTCAACAGACCAGATACAAATTACAATATTAAATTCAGAGCAAATGAAAGAATTATTTCCTGAACAGGACGATCAACCCAATGAGGTAGACAAACTGACAGAGCCTCAGAAAGAAAAGCCTGTCACAAAAGAAGGGAACCAGTGTGACCCACAAGCACATACAGTTGAAGAAACCTGTGATTCTGTAATACTGGATTCAGAAAAAGATGATGTCCGTTGCTGTGCATTGGGGTGGCTGTCTATGGTTTATGAAGGAGTACCTCAATGCCAGTGTAATTCCACTAAGAACTCaacttcaaaggaagaaaaagggaaagatccACGTTCTCCTTTGGAGACCAATGGTTATAAACAAGGAGAGAGAACTTCTGACAGAGATGTTCCTATTGCATTTAACAGTCCTCCAAATAATCAGCCAAAGATTCTTCTGACTTGTCCAGTTGAGAAAAAACCTTTTCCTGAAACAGAGCAAGGCAGGAATATAAAAGATAAATCCAAATCAGAACATAACAGCTCATTAAGGACAGAACAAGAATTATCTGGTCACTTTTTATCTAAAGGTGATAAAAAACCAGATTCTTTGCAgagtcacaaaagaaaaagaaaactgcaatttCATGAGATAACTTTTCATTCCACTAACAAAATTGCAAAATTTTCTCAAGAGAGCCTGCAGAGGAAGCTCATGGCACAAAACTTACGACCACTAAAACCAAAGATGGGTTTTTTgacaagtaaaaataaagatttgcATGTGAAGAATGGTTCTTTGGTACAGTCAGTATCACcggaaaagagaaaattgaaagcaGGTGGCTCtaaaaaagttttggaaaagaaGTTAGATGAAGGGAGCATACTTGATtcagagataaagaggaagaAGTATGATAAACAAGAGCAGAATAAGAATGTGGGAGGTGGTGCATTTAAATTCTGTAACCCTTTCTCAACCACAGGTGAAAGAGCCAGGATTAAAGAAAAGACAGTGTCAAATGTTAAGTCCTCAGGCTCTGTGGATAGCTCATCTAAAATTAATAGAGTTCTATCACCAAAGGAGTATTTATCAAGGCAGAAGCATAAAGAAGCATTAAAGAAAAACTATCTGAAAAATGTACCATGTGATTCTCAGTATATGAGGTCCAATAAACTTTCTACGCGAGTGGGAAGTTGTGGGAGATCAAATGAGAGACACAATGGCAGTGTACAGACCTCTAAGGAATCATTAAATATTGGTACAAGCCATGGTAAAAACCTCAAAGCCCATCATTCCAAGGAGTCTAAAACATACGTTTCAAGGAATATTAAAGGAACAGTTGGTGGAAAGCAACCTGATAAAATGTGGATTGATAAAACCAAATTAGACAAAAATTTAAGTAATGTAAATAATGACGTTGAATTCAGCCAAATGGCTTCCCAAGCAAAGGATCAAAGGAAACTGTATCTGAACAGAGTTGCATTTAAATGCACTGAACGTGAGCGCATTTGTCTCACAAAATTAGACAGTTCACCCAGGAAGCTTAATAAAGAAAAGAGACCAGAAAATAAACCTAAGACCCTTTTACCTGTAAAAGATACCACAGAGAAACTAAGCATGCTGGAGTTTAAATTATGTCCAGATGGACTATTTAAGAATACAAACCCTGTTGAAGACCAGAAGGATCTGCCATTTACTCCTAGGAAGGAGCAAGCTCCTGTGCAAG tttcaggaataaaaagtacaaaagaagACTGGTTAAAATGTGTGACTGAGGAGAAAAGGATGCCGGAAGCCAACCAAGAAATAG atGATAATGTTTTGGCTAATTCAAGACTCTCCAAGAGAAGTTTCAGTGCAGATGGATTTGAGACACTACAAAACCCAGTAAAAGATTCAAAAGCAATGTTTCAAACCTACAAAAAGATGTACAtggagaagagaagcagaagTCTTGGTAGCAGTCCTTTAGAATAA